aaataatgactttttaatgtaaatacttatttatattacatctCAATCCACTTACAgctataaataagtattgtagaaatatgtatatatagtagAATAGTAtagtagaaatatataaaaaaactccaaatataaatttttcaagagTAGTAGCTAACTACAGATCAGTAGTCATCACATTTGTTAAAAGACGGATGCGGTGTGCATTGCATGCTTTACATAGAATATGGCCATCAAGAGGGTAGCAGCCTCTACCTTCAGATTCAGATGATAACAGGAGGCCACAATCCTCACATCTATAGCAGCGTACATGGAAATTGCGATCCAAAGCCACAACTCGAACTGTCTCCTCTTCCCCTCCTTCTGGCATTATGGGCAGCTCACACACACAACAACGGGGGGCAAATTTCTTATGAAAATCTTCAATACAGTGAATCTGGTTCATTGCGTCCACAGTAAACGGAATGCCATCAAGACTTTTGCCACATACAATACAAGTAAAGCAAGTTGGATGGTAAGGCTTGCCAGTTGCTCTAAGGATTCTGTCCAAAATTGGTTTATTGCATACTGAGCATTTCTCCAAGGTTTCATAATAATCAGCTTCACAATATGGCTGGCCATCAACATCATAAAATGGATTACCCTGCAAATTTGTATTGCAGTGTTCACAGCGGAAACACTGAACATGGTACATATTTCCCATTGCTGTGCACCCTGAACTCTCACCAACAACTTTCTGATTGCATTTAACACACATCCCAAATACATCCAAATCTTGGCTATCCGATATAGACTGAACAAGAAGATCTGTAAGGGCATCCACTTCCTGTTCCTTTGGTAATGGTGATTTTcccgttttaattaaattatttttaaaagtaggaGTGGTATTTGCAGAAGATGACTTATTGTTTGGATGAGGACTGATAGGCTCATAAAGTGATTCATAGGTGGAAGCCTGAGACACCCCATACTCAGGATAATCATTTTGATAGATTGGGGGATATGTAGGTCTCTCTTGATTGAAGTTTATGTTCGCCGTGGCTCTAGCAAGCTCGCTATAATTAGAGCTGACAGGTGAAGGAGGTGGTAAATATTCTTCATGGTTATGATTGGgatcataactttttaattgagTCATGTTGATAGGTGGTGGTGGAGGCGGATTCGAAGTTTGATATGGCGGTATATTACTGTAGGTAGGGTTATAAACTTTAGATGGTAAtggaacattatttttaaatgaaacattggGGAGGGAGAGTTGAGTTACATTAGCATAATCTTTATGAGTATGGACGTGATTGGCATGTCGTAATACATTGTTGTAAGTCGGTGGTGGCGGCGGTGGTGGTGGCGGAACCTCGTTGTTGGTTAATGACGATATTTTCAAAGAGTATGATGGCTCACATACTTTATTTACCACAGCACTATGTGGAACTTGTGGTTGAGCCTTCTTTTTTGGCGGCACAGCTGGTGGTATCTTTTTGATTCTTCCTGGAGAATTAAGATCTTTATTCACCTGCAATTCAGCTAACTGTTGTTCCAAGGCTTCTATATTATCAAGTCGCGACATATTTAAACTTCACTTTGCCGACGTGTTAACTTGTTAAGCCATTGACTAATCAGATAAGAATCaccaaaaactttttataggtacctatatcCTTTGTTGGAAACTGGACCAACTGACATTGACAAATGTTATTTGCTTGGTGATGACAAGTTGTAAAATTGAGGTAACGCACGAGTActgtcacaattttatttatgtacaagtGGCAGTAGCCGTacgcaaaaaaaattaatatgtatttaaatataagaaaccAGCAATAGGTAGATTGTCAATAACCatggttatttaataatacagtcCTTTACACATTCTTTAACGTTaacaaatttaagaaattaacaACTCAGGCCcagtatttttcatataccATATTTATTACCAAAAAGAAGGTCGTAGCGCGAATggtttgcttttatttttttatatgttgccataatattttgtcaaattGACGAAACGTCAAGTGAATCTGGAATCAGGGaatcaaaataacaaacatcgtACAATTCGTACATATCTTGTTCATAAgatcaattataataagtgaATAGGCAGTTTATTAggtctattttatttactattaacaGATTGGAAAGGTAAACTACATAAATCATCACCATGCAGTGTCAATTGTGGATGGGTAGTGTaagtagttttaatttatttaaaaaaattttgtactATGCTATTTATTCTAATTGAATATGACTTTACAGTTGGAACCAAACATGACTGAGAGCTTTATTTTGGCCGCTTTTCATAGGATGGGTCAAAGGCCATTAGCTGTTAAAGTCATGAGAAATAAATTCACAGGTGAACCGGCGGGTTATGCTTTCGTTCATTTTcaggtattattttatataactataaaactgttaattaattaaattttattttatattttttatcaactttCAATGTTTAATCATCACAAGCAAAATGTTTAATccagttattatatttatatccaaaAATGATACTGTTTTACATTAACAGCCAGAACTGTACTACTGTGTCTACCACTTTTTCTTATAGCAAAAGaaaagtaagaaaaaattaacatttttcactTGCAGACTGACGAAGAAGCTATTGATACAATGCACAAGTTGAATGGCAAACCCATTCCGGGAACATTTCCAGTTGTGAGATTCAGACTTAATACAGCTTCAAGGGAAGCCAGAGCTAATATGCAACAGGAAAGAGAATTTTCTGTCTGGGTTGGTGACCTCAGCCCAGATGTTGATGACTATTCGTTATATAGGGTATTTGCATCAAAGTATTCATCTATTAAGACAGCAAAAGGTCTGTATGTTTTTGGATTTATCCTAgacctattaataaaattacacatactttaaaactaaatactaaatctatgtacaaaaaaatagtaattgcATTTGAAATCTTTTTCAGTAATATTAGACAATGCCGGTTATACTAAGGGGTATGGTTTTGTACGATTTGGAAATGAGGAAGAACAGCGGAATGCATTATATGCAATGAATGGGTATACTGGCCTCGGGTCAAAACCACTGAAAATATGTACTGCAGTACCAAAACCTAAAAGTGCTGTGACAACACCCAGCACTACATCTAGTACTGCAACAAATCCCACTTATACAACTGGAGCGGTATggttttttctgttttatagcTTCATTCTTctcttataaaacatttaaactcAGCATTAACTAATACAAAATGAATGCCtgaattttcaaattgaaatgctTATGTTTAATTGGCTCGtctcaatataattttcttttgcgTGCATCACTTCAATGCATATGCAAACTTACTAAAGTGAATGTTGTATCAAGCTAAAATTGCTCACATTGGCTCATTGTACAGATGACAGCATAACGCAGGCTTCTTCTCTTATATTTTTGCTGCATACCTTGCTTACCGTAAGGTACCAGGAAAGTATTGAGCTTATAGTTGGTGTAGTTTGAGTGTAATAGTTGTATTGATCAAGAGTTATAATTATAGGAGTACAACCAATATTATGATCCGTCAGCCTATTGGCAAAATTATTCAGCGTGGTCTGGCTACTATGGGCAGGGGGACGCGAGCGCGGCGGTGCAGGCGGCGCCGGTAATGGACCCCGCGCAAGCTGTTGCTGCTAAAGCTCAGAGCGATGAATTAGCGCTCGTTGGTGAGTATGATTACTGTTTGtatgcaaatttttatatactttttattgatattgataatGTAGAAAGcttttagaaaatgtttgcTGGCAGTagtgcaaaataataaaaaatatgtattgtgtaaatattgggctgttacaaaataattattgttatgctgtgtgtaaattttgtttgcatGTTGGGTTTTTCGTTTCGAACTGAGTAACATTCAGGCGAACTTGATGTAATATCATACAAGTTATATACAAcgaattgtaaaaaatgtgtaggtattgatattcatttgtaaacattgctttcttatttttatggtattaaacatttaatatttattttattgtgagcTGTGGCTAATGGTATAAggcgtttttatttttatatttccctaatggatttgaataattaatttttaaatacatattaaaatttgttaacaaTTCTCATGATCACATGCAGAACACAAACGACCAATTGACATTGATGAGATGAATCAAGAATTCTTGGACCCCGAGTTATCGTTGTGGGATGGACTAGAGTCGTCGCAGTGGTTCCCGCATGAAGTTATTGAAgcgcattaattttaaataatttagtttttttttttattaaattataataaatttctaagcattttttattttctgctAGAGTTTCTAGCCGATTCTTTTCACtagaaaaaaaagacatttcCTAAACACTACGTAAAAATTAGACTTGGATTTTGAGTAAATAACTTCTAGTAAGGACATAAAAAAGAGGGATTAACTAAAACACGTTTATTggatataatcataaatatttatttacagtcgGAGTAAACACGTGTGTATTgttaacacataaaataacaagttaaatgaaacattaacTAATCCCAATGacgataataaaatttgtcgtAATCCTgggatatatattattgcgtttggaaataaaacataacgtGACAGACGtgaagattatattattacacttCACACATTTAAACTTAGCTCATCTATATGAAGATCCTGCGATGGTTAAGGTTACAATCTTACTGTAATGTATTAACTGTGCCTGtagttacaataattttctattattttcaaGCAAATAGCAATGTTATTTgggataattataaatatgtaagtaaaaaTCAGATGCATTATGAATTTTTGCTTTGTTGATCTGAActtagatttttaaacaataagggtaatttgatattttatatgaacatctcaaaatttaatttaaattaagcatACCTATATTGtacacaaaatattcaatcaatattaaaatatacaatagttgtattataaacatgatggaaaaaattgttttcaaagaTATTCGTAGAAAGCTAGCGATTTTCAAAACTGTAATTGGCACAGTGTATATTGGTTGTATCATGCTTAATTCGACACGAGGTGCAATATTTACAACTATAGAATATAAAgatacatttttctattattgatGCACCAAATAGTCTATATATGATGTCGCTATTTCGTCCACGTAATTAGATCTTCTTACTAAGTTTATGCAACACttacaaaaatttgttaactttattacatttgaattcaTGTATGATCATCTTAATTTGTATATGacaattgaattatatacaaatggatggtttgtaaaattttctgtGTCATTTATATTTCGGAAAATCaagtatttgtattattcaattcaatcTCGTATATATTTCCTTAGCTCAAACTAGGCGCTGTTCGCTACTGGTTTGCGCTAACGTTGTGTTTAGTTCACTATGTACTTGTATGTTTTGAATTAATGTTTGGTTTCATCAGTAGTGGTGTATAAAATTCAGTTGAGGCAATGATAgcatctaaaaaaaatattttaatttcccaTATTACTCACACTTACTAtgctgtttaaaaattaataattaacatacattTGTTTCCAAGTTAGTCTACACCACTACTAAGCTACaacacaattaatatattaaagctgTGTGATGGAAAAGGAACTATTCCGTGATCGTTTTGTTGAATCTGAACACTTGGCACTGGGGGTACTAGTCCGGCTATCACTATTGCTATTCGGAGACATGAGAGGTGAAGAACTATTGGACACAGTACTCTTCGGTGTGCCCTTCTTCATATATCCAACTACGGAATTCAACAGCACTGTAGGTAAAGCCACTTGAGTCAGTTTTCCTGGTTCGTGAGCTATGTATGTTTGAAGCATCTTCTTCCCAGGTGATTTTGGATTGTTCACCGTTAAAACTATAAGTGATCCCGTCTCGATGTTTGAAGGAATGTTGTTAAGGGAAGTTACTACTTCGGGCGTTTTATTCACATTAGGTGTTCTTGAAGTTGCCGCGTTAGCAGGGCTTGGAGTGTCTTTAGTTTTTTGTCTCTTGTTTATCATTGCTAGTGTAGTGAGAGTCGGTGTTGGTGGCGTTGCAATATTTGGAGGCGGTATTGGTATTGGAGATTTTGGTATTGTACGCTTCAGGGGTTGCGTTTGCCTCGCACGTTCTAGTAAATCATCTGCAGTTGCGACATCTGTTTTGTGTCGGCTACTGTTAGCTTTTACAGACACTTCTAACGCTTTTAAACCTCGACCTtgaatagaaacaaaaataagtaaaatgtacgtgagatttttattaatttgagttGAAATTGTGAAACCTATGTTAtgctatgataataatatgatacacTATGATTTTCAATGACGCAGATACAATTGAATTTTCCAGAACTTTAAAGCATGATTctgaaatcttataaaataaaaattataaatcataaaataattgattaaaatgaaCATACTTCTTCTATGTCCAATCTCTTTAGCAGCTCGTAACCgatctttttcttctttcttctgTCGCATAAACTTGTCCTTCTCTTCTTGCGCCCTACGTTTTTCCACTTCTCTTTCTTCTGTGAATTCGTCTTTGAGTGAAATGGCGTCCCACTCTATTCTTGATCGTAGAGCCTTATCAACTTGTGCGCCATTTACTTTCTCTTCttttttaaactgaaattaaagatatcatttgttttattctatagCCTAGTTGCACGGGGAACTTTAACGCAGAACATGATCATACTgcatagataaaattatttcattgttataagAATCtccgtttatttatttcgttcgAATGTACATGTTCAGGTTATTAGAAAAACAGcgtgaatgaaaaaaaaaaaaatctacgaAGACAAGTTTGTTTGGTCTATTTCCCGCGGTCCGGGAACGCGGCGCAACATTCACCTTCAGTTTGAGCTCGCGTTGCGTGCGGTCCGGGAACGCGGCGCAGCACTCACCTTCAGCTTGAGCTCGCGCCGCGTGCGGTCCGGGAACGCGGCGCAGCACTCACCTTCAGCTTGAGCTCGCGCCGCGTGCGGTCCGGGAACGCTGCGCAGCACTCACCTTCAGCTTGAGCTCGCGCCGCGTGCGGTCCGGGAACAGCGGCGCCATGAGCGTGAAGTCGGTGCCGATGGCGGCGAGCGCGCGGTAGAAGCGCACGGTCTCCGGCGCGCTCCAGTCGGCGGAGCGCGCGCTGCGCTTGTACTGCCCGCGCCCCGCCTGCCACCCGCCCTCGCGCACCACCGACGACACCTTCTGCGTTTGCGTTTGCTTTATCACCTGCAAGTATCatcattcattttttaattacctcTATAATTTTCTGTACATTGATTTATTACCTCTACAACAATACTTACCAAACTAGATTCATCAAGGACGATTTCCCCATTTGGGCCAAGTTTAAGTTGTGGAACAGGCGCGGCATCGCTTTCTGGAGGGTCGTCTGCGTCTTCTTCTTTCATCTCTTTTTTCTGTTTCTCCAAGTCTTTAATACTCTCCTCTTTAGCTTTAAGTTCATCTTGATCTGGCCTTTTGGTTAGAAAATTTGATTATTCATTAGAATAAGAATTACTGGGTTGataagtaaaattatgataacaatgatgtaaaaaaaatacatggaaGTCTACTTACACAATGGGGTTTGTGGTAGGGTTGTAGAATATGAGATCATACATGGTCAACGCTTCGCGTTTGACTGCCTCACGTCGTCGTCTCATCGCCATTAGTCGCCTACTAGCCTCTATTCGTCGAGACCTTGAAGAAAAACACAGATCTTTAACAATGGCCATAAAACcatgaaattacatttaacgGTTTAGaattggaattttttttttgcaatcgtACAGTACACAGCATTTTACAATATGATATATCAAGAATCAACAATATGAAATCAATTGATAGTATATAACAtgatactactaatattataactgaacagtttgtttgttttaagaCAGGCagtctcaggaactacttgaCTAAGGTGCTATAGGCAACATGTGTACCATGGGTGAAGCCTATACGGACAACTAGTATTAAGGAAATATCATActtctgtattttttctttgagTGGAGATGCTGGTGCTGGCTGTGTTGTGGCTTGACTCATATTTGAACTCACTGAATCATTCCTTATTCGACTCACTTccctgaaaataatatttgtacatttacAATTAACCTTAATCAGGcaatagtatattatgtttcttatCTTTCATGAGAGCTTTAACAACGCAATAtgattgtatgaaataatagaaatcaCGTGAAGtggtagataaataatataaaccaaGTGTATCATAGTTATTATCTTAAtagtttgaaaatatgtaattgcTTTTGTGAAATCCATATTTAGCAATTACTGTATGTTCctaaaacataacattatattattgactaCCTTAATGTTTTAGCTATGAAAAGACTTCATAGCTAAAACTTCGAAATAGATTTTAAGCAGTAAAATACATCTTTATTACAAACAGACCAGAAAAGacaaatcttatttatttcatatttatttcattggaaAAATTAGAGTTAGCTCATTGATGTAATgtagcaatatatttaaaactgagTAAATACCTATTCAGTAGACCCTGCAGAGTAAGATGGGGTGTGTGGGGGTCGTGTCTCTGTCTTGCAGGGGCTGGTGTAGTAGTACCACCACTTAGAAGACTTCGGCGACTTTCATCTTCTGATTCACTAGCACTACCCTACAACATATAAATGTTTCGATGATTTAGAATATCtaatacctttaaacgagcaattcttatatatatatacaattggaatctcggaatcggctccaacgatttttcatgaaatttagtatatagggggtttcgggggcgataaatcgatctagctaggaatattttttagaaaatgtcatattcgtgttttatcgacttaaacttagcgactcttcctgacatctattggcgaataataatactataaatgcgaaagtttgtgaggatggatgcatatgtatgtgtgcgtctgttactctatcacgcaaaagctactgaaccgattgcaatgaaatttgcttcgtagatagctggacaactgaaataacacataggcactttttataatatcggtatattcctacgggatacggacttacgcggtttcaaccgcgggtcacagctagttacatatttaaatgattaattatagaGTTATAGGCTCTTCTCTTCTCTGTAAagagtatttattatctgtattatgtaaaaactattatttataaaacaaagcattTACAACATAGTCAAGTTTGTCATAAAATGATTGTTTGTGTTAGACATAACTTTATTCCAATTTCTTCAAAATGTACAGTTGTTATTCTGTCATtaggaaacatttttatggagacaataattataataatatctatttttaaaatgcatactatctaattaaattctttcattcaccttatataattttgtcaatGTATTACCTGAATACTATTTCTTCTTGGTCCTAAGCGTGGTACAGGCCGGAGTTTTGGGCGCACTTTACTTGGAGAAGGCAATGGAACAATAGGATCAAAAATAACTTCTGCATTTTCAgaaatgatttcattttttaatttttctagtGGTTTTGGTGTGTTACGAGCAGGC
The Zerene cesonia ecotype Mississippi chromosome 14, Zerene_cesonia_1.1, whole genome shotgun sequence DNA segment above includes these coding regions:
- the LOC119832000 gene encoding lipoma-preferred partner homolog encodes the protein MSRLDNIEALEQQLAELQVNKDLNSPGRIKKIPPAVPPKKKAQPQVPHSAVVNKVCEPSYSLKISSLTNNEVPPPPPPPPPTYNNVLRHANHVHTHKDYANVTQLSLPNVSFKNNVPLPSKVYNPTYSNIPPYQTSNPPPPPPINMTQLKSYDPNHNHEEYLPPPSPVSSNYSELARATANINFNQERPTYPPIYQNDYPEYGVSQASTYESLYEPISPHPNNKSSSANTTPTFKNNLIKTGKSPLPKEQEVDALTDLLVQSISDSQDLDVFGMCVKCNQKVVGESSGCTAMGNMYHVQCFRCEHCNTNLQGNPFYDVDGQPYCEADYYETLEKCSVCNKPILDRILRATGKPYHPTCFTCIVCGKSLDGIPFTVDAMNQIHCIEDFHKKFAPRCCVCELPIMPEGGEEETVRVVALDRNFHVRCYRCEDCGLLLSSESEGRGCYPLDGHILCKACNAHRIRLLTNVMTTDL
- the LOC119832038 gene encoding tRNA selenocysteine 1-associated protein 1, with the translated sequence MQCQLWMGSLEPNMTESFILAAFHRMGQRPLAVKVMRNKFTGEPAGYAFVHFQTDEEAIDTMHKLNGKPIPGTFPVVRFRLNTASREARANMQQEREFSVWVGDLSPDVDDYSLYRVFASKYSSIKTAKVILDNAGYTKGYGFVRFGNEEEQRNALYAMNGYTGLGSKPLKICTAVPKPKSAVTTPSTTSSTATNPTYTTGAEYNQYYDPSAYWQNYSAWSGYYGQGDASAAVQAAPVMDPAQAVAAKAQSDELALVEHKRPIDIDEMNQEFLDPELSLWDGLESSQWFPHEVIEAH
- the LOC119831852 gene encoding transcription initiation factor TFIID subunit 3, whose product is MSTRRARIKAVTALPPRRKNAATAESTKPPKNDSPKQSTLTSDREENVQLPESVEPTLTTGNDNNSTPKTVHSENVNTKEKETQPVTPSTSTTRNVFASPIIRHSPKRAFASPLIRNSPKRPFTSPNRVVLQNPSKGIDTAKTKTPLHQATPTRHELTENTELRVASNSISKIEQNNVGSKANTDDYNVPSVPESITEDAMDGIVPLQPARNTPKPLEKLKNEIISENAEVIFDPIVPLPSPSKVRPKLRPVPRLGPRRNSIQGSASESEDESRRSLLSGGTTTPAPARQRHDPHTPHLTLQGLLNREVSRIRNDSVSSNMSQATTQPAPASPLKEKIQKSRRIEASRRLMAMRRRREAVKREALTMYDLIFYNPTTNPIVPDQDELKAKEESIKDLEKQKKEMKEEDADDPPESDAAPVPQLKLGPNGEIVLDESSLVIKQTQTQKVSSVVREGGWQAGRGQYKRSARSADWSAPETVRFYRALAAIGTDFTLMAPLFPDRTRRELKLKFKKEEKVNGAQVDKALRSRIEWDAISLKDEFTEEREVEKRRAQEEKDKFMRQKKEEKDRLRAAKEIGHRRSRGLKALEVSVKANSSRHKTDVATADDLLERARQTQPLKRTIPKSPIPIPPPNIATPPTPTLTTLAMINKRQKTKDTPSPANAATSRTPNVNKTPEVVTSLNNIPSNIETGSLIVLTVNNPKSPGKKMLQTYIAHEPGKLTQVALPTVLLNSVVGYMKKGTPKSTVSNSSSPLMSPNSNSDSRTSTPSAKCSDSTKRSRNSSFSITQL